A genome region from Trichosurus vulpecula isolate mTriVul1 chromosome 5, mTriVul1.pri, whole genome shotgun sequence includes the following:
- the SLC35E3 gene encoding solute carrier family 35 member E3, with protein MASLVHTVQENGRIAAGLLLNLLASICIVFLNKWIYVHYGFPNMSLTLVHFVVTGLGLYICQKLNIFAPKSLQPSKVLFLALSFCGFVVFTNLSLQNNTIGTYQLAKAMTTPVIIVIQTLFYKKTFSVKIQLTLIPITLGVILNSYYDVKFNFLGMVFASLGVVVTSLYQVWVGAKQHELQVNSMQLLYYQAPMSSAMLLMVVPFFEPIFGKGGILGPWSFSALLMVLLSGVIAFMVNLSIYWIIGNTSPVTYNMFGHFKFCITLFGGYVLFKDPLSINQGLGILCTLFGILTYTHFKLSEQEGTRSKLVQRP; from the exons ATGGCATCTCTAGTCCACACAGTCCAGGAGAATGGGCGCATAGCCGCCGGACTCCTGCTCAACCTGCTGGCCTCCATCTGCATTGTTTTCCTTAACAAATGGATCTATGTGCACTACGGCTTCCCCAACATGAGCCTGACCCTGGTGCACTTCGTGGTGACCGGGCTGGGCTTGTACATCTGTCAGAAACTGAACATTTTTGCCCCTAAAAGTCTGCAGCCCTCCAAGGTGCTGTTCCTGGCCCTCAGCTTCTGTGGCTTTGTGGTTTTCACCAACCTCTCTCTCCAAAACAACACGATAGGCACCTATCAGTTGGCCAAGGCCATGACCACCCCCGTGATCATAGTCATCCAGACCCTGTTCTACAAGAAAACCTTCTCCGTCAAAATCCAACTCACTCTG ATACCCATAACTTTAGGTGTCATCTTAAATTCTTACTACGACGTGAAGTTTAATTTCCTTGGAATGGTGTTTGCTTCTCTCGGGGTGGTAGTTACGTCCCTTTATCAAGtg TGGGTAGGAGCCAAACAGCATGAGCTGCAGGTGAACTCCATGCAGTTGCTATACTACCAAGCCCCGATGTCCTCTGCCATGTTACTAATGGTTGTACCCTTCTTTGAACCCATATTTGGGAAAGGAGGAATCCTTGGACCCTGGTCGTTTTCTGCCCTG cTTATGGTGCTGCTATCTGGTGTAATCGCCTTTATGGTAAATTTATCCATATACTGGATCATTGGAAATACTTCGCCAGTCAC GTATAACATGTTTGGACACTTCAAATTCTGTATTACCTTATTTGGAGGATATGTTTTATTTAAGGATCCACTGTCAATTAATCAGGGACTTGGCATTTTATGCACATTATTTGGCATTCTAACCTATACTCATTTTAAACTTAGTGAGCAGGAAGGCACCAGGAGCAAATTGGTACAGCGTCCTTAA